A genomic region of Raphanus sativus cultivar WK10039 chromosome 6, ASM80110v3, whole genome shotgun sequence contains the following coding sequences:
- the LOC108811839 gene encoding protein SABRE isoform X4, with protein sequence MAASPAKFFFGFLILSIVLWMIFVLCSRFSAWILSRVLGASVVFRVGGWKCLRDVTVKFNKGAIESVSAGEIKVSLRQSLVKLGVGFLSRDPKLQVLICDLEVVMRSSTSTNNVPKPKRQKPRNSGWGKWMVVANIARFLSVSVADMVVKTRKAIMEVKELKLDISKDGGTKPNLYVELHVLPILVHLCESRMMSDQSSSSSFERSTASQTTSATSDRSSPALFCDELSLSTEFGHDRAVGIFLRNVEVISGDVTLTFDEDSFPKSKQSSSTLHSDEVVTSTTADSSAKKSPKEHQLVVALAKYSSSFPEMISFKLPKLDVRCVNREHDLVAENNITGIQLRSVKSKYFEDTGESTRLDVQMELSEIHLFREAEFSVLEIMKVDVVSFIYIPIQPVLPIRAEVDIKLGGTRCNLFISRLQPWLRLHFLKKKKLVLQGPTHTLGKSKASDTNAIMWTGTVSAPEMTVMLYGIDGLPMSHFCSQSSHVFANNVSNTGTAVHVELGELNLHLADEYQECFKENLFGIEPNSGSLMHIAKLSLDWGRSDRTSSDEVGCRSKLILSVDVTGMCIYFSFKRVESLIISAMSFKALFKTLSVSGKKMNQSGGVQPSKGSGKGTRLVNLNLERCCVNFCDETGLDNTVIDDPKTVNYGSQGGRVKFSSLADGRLRTANIQSTASEECKRLKYSVSLEISHFKFCLNKDKHSTQMELGRAMSIYQEYLEEHKPCSKVKLFDMHNAKLVRRSGGLNEIGVCSLFSATDISLGWEPDVHLSFYELFLRLKSLVYAQRLKEHEREGISSVKDGGWGEEINLSNSVDKQKKKESMFAIDVERLTISAEVGDGVEVKLEAQSIFSENACIGVLLEGLMLAFNESRVFKTTRMQISRVPSASSSLSDGVPVMTGGPWDWVVQGLDVHICMPHKLQLRAIDDSIEDMLRALRLITVAKGKNSFPGKQESSKPKSKKSSPKFGRVRFCIRRLTADIEEEPIQGWLDEHYHLVKKEACELAVRLKFLEDFIHKTTQSSKGAETSDPSDERKMLFDGVEIDVKDPLAINKVKDEIHKRSFQSYYQACQGLTPSEGSGACTEGFQAGFKPSSARIYLLSVCATDFDLSLTAVHGGDAGLMEVLKKLDPICQKNDIPFSRLYGSNVDLKTGSLVVQLRNYTLPLLSGTSGKCEGRIVLAQQATCFQPQISQDVFVGRWRKVRMFRSATGTTPPMKTYSDLRIHFQQGQVSFGVGYEPAFADVSYAFTVALRRANLSHRSPGVQPVIKKERSLPWWDDMRNYVHGNITLSFSESKWDILATTNPYECLDKLQIVTAPIELRQSDGRVFVNAKDFKIKLSSLESLISRHSLKVPVGTSRAAFIEAPVFNLEVTMDWECESGNSLNHYLYAFPTEGKPREKVFDPFRSTLLSLRWNFSLRSEKLHQSSSGTEQSTDSGTVYSSQDKPETPTMNLGAHDLAWILKFWGLMYYPPHKLRSFSRWPRFGVARVARSGNLSLDKVMTEFMLRVDATPSLINYMPWDSDDPARGLTFNMAKLKYELCYSRGKQKYTFECKRDVLDLVYQGLDLHVPKAFINKDVHPCIPATVQDLRKNTQSAFIDRVPCGKDRKRDEKHRDEGFLLSSDYFTIRRQAPKADPERLLAWQEAGRRNLEMTYVRSEFENGSESDEHIRSDPSDDDGYNVVIADNCQRIFVYGLKLLWTIANRDAVWSFVGGISKAFEPAKPSPSRQYTQRKIIEESQKESCQETHQGVTMKSSASPGRNIPSQPIEMAEPLSSPPHSVKIEKSYDRGDLGKVENSESEEEGTRHFMVNVIEPQFNLHSEEANGRFLLAAVSGRVLARSFSSIMRVGVEVIEQALGTESVQIPECSPEMTWTRTEITVMLEHVQAHVAPTDVDPGAGLQWLPKIRKNSPKVKRTGALLERVFMPCDMYFRYTRHKGRNPDLKVMLDVLTNLLFARLPKPRKSSLQCPTEDEDVEEETDEVVPYGVEEVELAKINLEEKERARKLLLDDIRKLSHCSDSMDDTHMEKEGELWMISSRKSTLVQGLEKELLYAQKSRKVASASLRMALQKAAQLRLMEKEKNKSPSYAMCISLQFNKVVWSMIVDGKPFAEAEINDMIYDFYRDYKDIGVARFTTKSFVLRNCLPHAKSDMLLSAWNPPIDWGKNFMLHVDAKQGAPKDGHYPLELFHVAIYPLRIHLTETMYRMMWEYFFPEEEQDSQRRQEVWKISTTAGSKRVKKGLAGHESSTTSHSNVEASRGSSAAFSASATALSQSNADSVQKSNTLSLRSSTDGFGQELRRTSSFDRTWEENVAQSVANELVREANEQLEDSSKQKPKETKAVKPGRSSHEEKKAGKSRPRKMMEFHNIKIGQVELQVTYEGSRFVVNDLKLLMDTFDRIEFTGTWRRLFSRVKKHIIWGVLKSVTGMQGKKFKDKSQINRGTAENDLNLSDNDQTGKPVTLFKRQSDGAGEGFVTSVKGLFNTQRRKAKAFVLRTMRGEAENDFHAEWSDSDVEFSPFARQLTITKTKKLIRRHTKKLRPRSQRGSTSQQRESLPSSSREVTVFESDCSSGSSPYEDFPD encoded by the exons atgGCGGCTTCACCTGCTAAGTTCTTCTTCGGGTTCCTGATTCTTTCCATCGTCTTATGGATGATCTTCGT ACTTTGTTCAAGATTCTCTGCGTGGATTCTTAGCCGAGTGCTGGGAGCATCTGTTGTGTTCCGTGTTGGCGGTTGGAAATGCCTCAGGGATGTCACGGTCAAGTTCAATAAG GGTGCTATCGAGTCCGTGTCTGCTGGTGAAATTAAAGTAAGCTTACGACAGTCCTTGGTCAAACTCGGCGTTGGTTTTCTTTCTAGAGATCCTAAACTGCAAGTCTTGATATGTGATCTTGAAGTTGTAATGAGGTCATCCACTTCAACAAATAATGTACCCAAACCCAAACGTCAGAAACCTCGTAATTCAGGCTGGGGAAAGTGGATGGTGGTGGCTAATATTGCGAGGTTTCTTTCAGTTTCCGTCGCGGATATGGTTGTCAAg ACCCGAAAGGCAATAATGGAAGTCAAGGAACTGAAGTTGGATATATCGAAAGATGGTGGGACAAAGCCAAATCTATATGTAGAGCTGCATGTATTACCGATTCTGGTTCACTTATGTGAGTCACGCATGATGTCTGATCAGTCGTCTAGCTCAAGCTTTGAAAGGTCTACTGCTTCCCAAACGACCTCTGCCACATCAGACAGATCCTCTCCTGCTTTGTTTTGTGATGAGCTCTCTCTTTCTACTGAGTTTGGACATGACAG GGCTGTAGGTATCTTTTTACGAAATGTGGAAGTTATATCTGGAGATGTAACTCTGACTTTTGATGAGGATTCATTTCCAAAGAGCAAACAGTCATCATCTACTCTTCATTCAGATGAAGTTGTAACGTCAACTACTGCTGATTCATCTGCCAAGAAATCTCCTAAAGAGCATCAACTGGTGGTAGCTCTCGCAAAATATTCGTCGTCTTTTCCTGAAATG ATTTCGTTCAAACTACCCAAACTGGATGTGAGATGTGTCAATCGAGAACATGAtctggttgctgagaataacaTCACAGGAATTCAACTAAGGAGtgttaaatcaaaatattttgaagacaCAGGAGAGAGTACACGTCTCGATGTTCAGATGGAACTCAGTGAGATTCAT CTTTTTAGAGAAGCTGAGTTCTCTGTTTTGGAGATTATGAAAGTTGATGTGGTCTCGTTTATCTACATCCCAATTCAG ccgGTTCTGCCTATTAGAGCTGAAGTTGATATAAAGCTGGGAGGTACAAGATGCAACCTATTCATTTCTAGGCTACAGCCCTGGTTGCGTCTTCATttcttgaaaaagaaaaaactggtGCTGCAAGGTCCCACTCACACACTCGGGAAATCAAAAGCTTCTGATACGAATGCCATTATGTGGACAGGCACAGTTTCAGCCCCTGAGATGACTGTTATGCTATATGGTATTGATGGTTTGCCTATGTCTCAT TTTTGTTCGCAGTCGTCGCATGTGTTTGCTAATAACGTTTCGAATACGGGAACAGCAGTTCATGTTGAACTTGGTGAATTGAATCTGCATCTGGCAGATGAGTACCAGGAATGCTTTAAAGAAAACCTTTTCGGAATAGAGCCGAACTCTGGTTCGTTAATGCATATAGCAAAGCTTAGCTTGGATTGGGGAAGAAGTGACAGAACATCATCTGACGAAGTTGGTTGCAGAAGTAAATTGATACTCTCAGTAGACGTGACTGGAATGTGTATTTACTTTTCTTTCAAGCGTGTTGAATCCCTCATAATTAGTGCTATGTCCTTCAAAGCTCTCTTCAAGACATTATCTGTTTCCGGCAAAAAGATGAATCAATCTGGAGGAGTGCAACCATCCAAAGGATCTGGGAAAGGAACTAGGCTTGTGAACCTAAATCTTGAACGTTGCTGTGTGAATTTCTGTGACGAGACAGGATTGGATAACACAGTTATTGACGATCCTAAAACAGTCAACTATGGATCACAAGGTGGCCGAGTTAAGTTTAGCTCATTGGCTGATGGCAGACTACGCACAGCGAACATTCAGTCTACTGCTTCTGAAGAGTGTAAAAGACTGAAGTACTCGGTCTCTCTGGaaatatcacattttaaattttgtctCAACAAGGATAAACACTCAACGCAGATGGAGCTTGGAAGAGCAATGTCTATCTACCAGGAATATTTGGAGGAGCATAAACCTTGTTCAAAGGTCAAGTTGTTTGATATGCACAACGCGAAGCTTGTACGTCGATCTGGTGGTCTCAATGAAATAGGCGTTTGTTCTCTCTTCAGTGCTACTGATATTTCACTGGGTTGGGAACCTGACGTCCATTTGTCTTTCTATGAACTGTTTTTGCGGTTGAAATCCCTGGTTTATGCACAAAGGCTTAAAGAACATGAAAGGGAAGGCATCTCTAGTGTGAAAGATGGTGGCTGGGGTGAAGAAATAAATTTGTCCAACTCTGTTGACAAGcagaagaaaaaagaatctATGTTTGCTATTGATGTGGAAAGGTTGACAATATCAGCTGAGGTAGGAGATGGGGTAGAGGTTAAATTGGAGGCACAATCAATATTTTCTGAGAATGCCTGTATAGGAGTGCTTCTTGAGGGGCTTATGCTTGCTTTTAATGAATCTCGAGTGTTTAAAACTACAAGAATGCAAATATCAAGAGTTCCTTCTGCCTCATCGAGTTTATCTGATGGAGTCCCTGTAATGACAGGTGGTCCTTGGGACTGGGTAGTACAAGGGCTTGATGTGCATATTTGCATGCCACACAAGCTGCAGTTGCGTGCCATAGATGATTCGATTGAAGACATGTTGCGAGCCTTGAGACTTATAACTGTAGCGAAAGGTAAAAACAGTTTTCCAGGAAAGCAAGAAAGCTCGAAGCCTAAGAGTAAGAAATCTAGTCCAAAATTTGGCCGCGTAAGATTTTGCATACGCAGGCTTACCGCAGATATTGAGGAAGAACCAATTCAGGGTTGGCTTGATGAACACTATCATCTGGTTAAGAAGGAAGCTTGCGAGTTGGCTGTAAGATTGAAATTTCTTGAagattttattcacaaaactaCTCAGTCTTCTAAAGGTGCTGAAACAAGTGATCCTTCAGATGAAAGGAAGATGCTTTTTGATGGGGTTGAAATTGATGTCAAGGATCCTTTAGCTATTAACAAAGTCAAGGATGAGATTCATAAACGGTCTTTTCAATCCTATTATCAGGCATGTCAGGGTTTAACTCCCTCAGAGGGTTCAGGTGCCTGTACGGAAGGATTTCAGGCAGGTTTTAAGCCAAGTTCTGCTAGAATTTATCTTCTCTCTGTTTGTGCCACAGATTTTGATTTAAGCTTGACGGCAGTTCATGGTGGTGATGCTGGTTTGATGGAAGTCTTGAAGAAGCTTGATcctatttgtcaaaaaaatgaCATACCCTTTTCTCGGTTATATGGAAGCAATGTTGATTTGAAAACTGGAAGCTTGGTAGTTCAGCTAAGAAATTACACACTCCCTCTTCTCTCTGGCACTTCTGGCAAATGTGAAGGTCGTATTGTGCTTGCTCAGCAG GCAACGTGTTTTCAACCACAAATTTCCCAAGACGTATTTGTAGGCAGATGGAGAAAAGTGCGAATGTTCCGGTCAGCAACTGGCACAACTCCGCCGATGAAGACCTACTCAGATTTGCGTATACATTTTCAACAAGGACAAGTTTCCTTTGGAGTTGGCTACGAACCGGCGTTTGCAGACGTTAGCTATGCTTTCACTGTGGCTCTTCGTAGAGCTAATCTGAGTCATAGGAGTCCAGGTGTTCAACCTGTCATTAAAAAAGAACGAAGCTTACCTTGGTGGGATGATATGAGAAACTATGTTCATGGCAATATCACTTTATCTTTTTCTGAATCAAAGTGGGATATTCTTGCTACAACAAATCCGTATGAGTGTCTTGATAAACTTCAAATAGTGACTGCTCCTATTGAACTTCGCCAGTCAGATGGTCGTGTGTTTGTCAATGCTAAAGATTTCAAGATAAAACTGAGCAGTCTGGAGAGTTTGATTAGCcgacactctttaaaagttccAGTCGGCACCTCTAGAGCTGCATTTATTGAAGCCCCTGTGTTTAATCTCGAAGTTACAATGGACTGGGAATGCGAGTCTGGGAATTCTTTGAATCATTACCTATATGCATTTCCAACTGAAGGAAAGCCTCGTGAAAAGGTCTTTGATCCGTTCAGATCAACATTACTCTCGCTTCGGTGGAATTTCTCCCTAAGATCGGAGAAACTTCACCAGTCTTCCTCAGGTACAGAGCAGTCAACAGACAGTGGAACTGTCTACAGCTCGCAAGACAAGCCTGAGACACCGACAATGAATCTTGGAGCTCATGATTTGGCATGGATACTAAAGTTCTGGGGTTTGATGTACTATCCTCCTCACAAGTTGCGTTCTTTCTCCAGATGGCCTAGGTTTGGTGTCGCTAGAGTTGCAAGATCAGGAAACTTATCTCTAGATAAGGTGATGACGGAATTTATGCTCCGTGTAGATGCCACTCCTTCCCTGATCAATTACATGCCTTGGGACTCTGATGACCCTGCCAGAGGATTGACTTTTAACATGGCAAAGCTAAAATACGAATTATGCTATAGTCGTGGGAAGCAGAAGTATACATTTGAGTGCAAGCGAGATGTGCTTGACCTTGTATATCAAGGTCTTGATCTTCACGTGCCTAAGGCTTTTATTAATAAAGATGTGCATCCTTGCATTCCAGCAACCGTTCAGGATTTGAGGAAAAACACTCAGAGTGCTTTCATAGACAGAGTACCCTGTGGAAAGGATCGCAAGAGGGATGAGAAGCATCGCGATGAAGGTTTTCTATTGTCGTCTGATTATTTTACAATCAGAAGGCAGGCCCCAAAAGCTGATCCGGAAAGGCTATTAGCTTGGCAAGAGGCTGGAAGAAGAAATCTTGAGATGACATATGTGCGGTCTGAATTTGAGAACGGAAGCGAGAGTGATGAGCACATACGATCAGACCCTAGTGATGATGATGGATACAATGTTGTCATTGCTGACAATTGTCAAAGGATCTTTGTATATGGCCTCAAACTCCTGTGGACCATTGCGAACAGAGATGCTGTTTGGTCTTTTGTTGGTGGAATATCAAAAGCATTTGAGCCTGCCAAACCTTCTCCTTCGCGTCAGTATACACAGAGGAAGATTATTGAAGAAAGCCAAAAAGAATCTTGTCAAGAAACGCATCAAGGGGTAACGATGAAGTCTTCTGCAAGCCCTGGAAGAAATATTCCTTCTCAGCCTATAGAGATGGCAGAACCTCTTTCATCACCGCCACACTCAGTGAAAATTGAGAAATCATATGACAGAGGTG ATCTAGGTAAAGTTGAGAACAGCGAATCAGAGGAAGAAGGCACTCGTCACTTCATGGTGAATGTCATTGAGCCACAGTTTAATCTTCACTCTGAAGAAGCTAAT GGACGCTTTCTGCTTGCTGCTGTTAGTGGCCGTGTTCTAGCACGATCGTTTAGTTCCATCATGCGTGTTGGTGTGGAAGTGATTGAACAGGCTCTAGGCACTGAAAGTGTCCAGATTCCAGAATGTAGTCCTGAAATGACATGGACACGGACGGAAATTACTGTAATGTTAGAGCATGTACAGGCTCATGTTGCTCCGACTGATGTTGACCCGGGAGCTGGATTGCAGTGGCTCCCAAAAATTCGTAAAAACTCGCCAAAGGTGAAACGTACTGGGGCTTTACTTGAAAGAGTCTTCATGCCTTGTGACATGTACTTTAGGTATACAAGACACAAAGGTAGAAATCCTGATTTAAAG GTTATGCTGGATGTTCTGACTAATCTTCTCTTTGCAAGGCTTCCAAA GCCTCGGAAAAGTAGTCTCCAATGTCCCACTGAAGATGAAGACGTTGAAGAGGAGACTGATGAGGTAGTTCCCTATGGAGTTGAAGAAGTAGAGCTTGCAAAAATCAACCTCGAAGAGAAAGAGCGAGCACGGAAGTTGCTTCTTGATGATATTAGAAAATTGTCTCATTGTTCCGACAGTATGGATGACACACATATGGAAAAGGAAGGTGAATTATGGATGATTAGTTCCAGAAAATCCACACTG GTGCAAGGATTAGAGAAAGAGCTCTTATATGCACAGAAGTCTAGAAAGGTGGCTTCTGCATCTCTAAGAATGGCGCTGCAGAAGGCTGCACAGCTGCGACtgatggaaaaagaaaagaacaaaagtCCATCATATGCTATGTGCATTTCCTTGCAATTCAATAAGGTTGTTTGGAGCATGATTGTAGACGGTAAACCCTTTGCTGAAGCAGAGATAAATGACATG ATTTATGACTTTTATCGAGATTACAAAGACATTGGTGTTGCTCGATTCACAACCAAGTCCTTTGTTTTGAGGAACTGTCTTCCTCATGCAAAGTCGGATATGCTTTTATCAGCGTGGAATCCTCCAATCGACTGGGGAAA GAATTTCATGCTACATGTAGATGCAAAGCAAGGAGCGCCAAAAGATGGACACTATCCTCTTGAGCTTTTCCAT GTGGCGATTTACCCCCTGAGGATTCATTTGACAGAAACAATGTACAGAATGATGTGGGAGTATTTCTTCCCAGAGGAAGAGCAGGATTCCCAAAGACGACAG GAAGTTTGGAAAATTTCGACAACGGCTGGCTCGAAACGTGTAAAGAAAGGGTTAGCAGGTCATGAGTCTTCTACAACTAGTCACTCCAATGTTGAAGCATCTCGCGGGAGTTCTGCAGCGTTCTCTGCTTCTGCCACAGCGCTGTCACAAAGCAATGCTGACTCTGTTCAA AAATCAAATACGCTAAGCCTCAGGTCTAGCACTGATGGTTTTGGTCAGGAGTTGAGAAGGACATCTTCTTTTGATAGGACTTGGGAAGAAAATGTGGCACAATCCGTGGCTAATGAACTCGTTCGAGAAGCTAATGAACAACTGGAGGATTCCTCTAAACAGAAGCCCAAAGAAACAAAAGCTGTCAAGCCTGGCCGCTCTTCTCATGAAGAAAAGAAAGCTGGAAAGTCTAGGCCTAGAAAGATGATGGAGTTTCACAACATCAAAATAGGCCAG GTGGAGCTTCAAGTGACCTACGAGGGCTCAAGATTTGTTGTAAATGACCTCAAGTTGTTGATGGATACATTTGACCGTATTGAGTTCACTGGGACTTGGAGAAGACTGTTTTCTCGTGTTAAGAAACACATCATTTGGGGAGTACTGAAGTCTGTTACAGGAATGCAG GGGAAGAAATTCAAAGACAAATCACAGATAAACCGTGGGACTGCTGAAAATGACCTTAATCTAAGTGACAATGATCAAACGGGGAAACCAGTCACCTTGTTTAAGCGTCAAAGTGATGGAGCAGGGGAGGGATTTGTTACTTCTGTTAAAGGACTATTCAACACGCAAAGGCGCAAGGCCAAAGCATTTGTGTTGAGAACTATGAGAGGTGAAGCAGAGAACGATTTCCATGCGGAGTGGAGTGATAGTGATGTAGAATTCTCTCCTTTTGCTCGGCAATTAACTATAACGAAAACTAAGAAGCTCATCAGACGTCACACTAAGAAACTACGTCCAAGATCTCAAAGAG GTTCAACTTCTCAGCAAAGAGAATCACTTCCATCATCATCAAGAGAGGTCACTGTATTTGAAAGTGATTGTTCAAGTGGATCTTCACCGTACGAAGATTTTCCAGATTAA